The Symphalangus syndactylus isolate Jambi chromosome 3, NHGRI_mSymSyn1-v2.1_pri, whole genome shotgun sequence genome has a segment encoding these proteins:
- the CLIC3 gene encoding chloride intracellular channel protein 3 isoform X2, translating to MAETKLQLFVKASEDGESVGHCPSCQRLFMVLLLKGVPFTLTTVDTRRSPDVLKDFAPGSQLPILLYDSDAKTDTLQIEDFLEETLGPPDFPSLAPRYRESNTAGNDVFHKFSAFIKNPVPGQDEALYQQLLRALARLDSYLRAPLEHELALEPQLRESRRRFLDGDRLTLADCSLLPKLHIVDTVCAHFRQAPIPAELRGVRRYLDSALQEKEFKYTCPHSAEILAAYRPAVHPR from the exons ATGGCGGAGACCAAGCTCCAGCTGTTTGTCAAG GCGAGTGAGGACGGGGAGAGCGTGGGTCACTGCCCCTCCTGCCAGCGGCTCTTCATGGTCCTGCTCCTCAAGGGCGTACCCTTCACCCTCACTACGGTGGACACGCGCAG GTCCCCGGACGTGCTGAAGGACTTCGCCCCCGGCTCGCAGCTGCCCATCCTGCTCTATGACAGCGACGCCAAGACAGACACGCTGCAGATCGAGGACTTTCTGGAGGAGACGCTGGGGCCACCCGA CTTCCCCAGCCTGGCGCCTCGTTACAGGGAGTCCAACACCGCCGGCAACGACGTTTTCCACAAGTTCTCCGCGTTCATCAAGAACCCGGTGCCCGGGCAGGACGAAG CCCTGTACCAGCAGCTGCTGCGCGCCCTCGCCAGGCTAGACAGCTACCTGCGCGCGCCCCTGGAGCACGAGCTGGCGCTGGAGCCGCAGCTGCGCGAGTCCCGCCGCCGCTTCCTGGACGGCGACCGGCTCACGCTGGCCGACTGCAGCCTCCTGCCCAAGCTGCACATCGTCGAC ACGGTGTGCGCGCACTTCCGCCAGGCGCCCATCCCCGCGGAGCTGCGCGGCGTCCGCCGCTACCTGGACAGCGCGCTACAGGAGAAAGAGTTCAAATACACGTGTCCGCACAGCGCCGAGATCCTGGCGGCCTACCGGCCCGCCGTGCACCCCCGCTAG
- the PAXX gene encoding protein PAXX isoform X1, with the protein MDPLSPPLCTLPPGPEPPRFVCYCEGEGSGEGDRGDFNLYVTDAAELWSTCFTPDSLAALKARFGLSAAEDITPRFRAACEQQAVALTLQEDRASLTLSGGPLALAFDLSKVPGPEAAPRLQALTLGLAKRVWSLERRLAAAEETAASPRKSPRPAGPQLFLPDPDPQRGGPGPGVRRRCPGESLINPGFKRNQLVAWTLMRPEGAAQVWPRGESACEGRGSLKARIRDPPATTSTCLFWARTKAAPEIPSLSNKRLPWLEALTPGTGLGRDQGTPLGLCSGCGATGCEQMLQPLSSLETSLLGRREAAPRQGTEPSRRMQTEVPCRP; encoded by the exons ATGGATCCGCTGTCGCCACCGCTCTGCACGCTGCCGCCGGGCCCCGAGCCGCCCCGCTTCGTGTGCTACTGCGAAGGGGAGGGAAGCGGGGAGGGGGACCGCGGCGACTTCAACCTCTA CGTGACCGACGCCGCGGAGCTTTGGAGCACCTGCTTCACGCCGGACAGCCTGGCGGCCCTC AAAGCCCGTTTTGGCCTGAGTGCGGCTGAGGACATCACCCCCCGGTTCAG GGCAGCCTGTGAGCAGCAAGCTGTGGCTCTGACCCTGCAGGAGGACAGAGCATCCCTGACGCTTTCAGGGGGGCCCTTGGCACTGGCCTTTGACCTCTCCAAGGTACCAGGCCCAGAGGCAGCCCCCAGGCTGCAGGCGCTGACACTGGGCCTGGCAAAACGCGTGTGGAGCCTGGAGCGGCGACTGGCAG CTGCAGAAGAGACAGCTGCCAGCCCGAGGAAGAGCCCCCGGCCTGCAGGGCCTCAGCTCTTCTTACCAG ACCCAGATCCCCAGAGAGGTGGCCCTGGACCTGGAGTCAGGAGGCGGTGTCCAGGAGAGTCGCTCATCAACCCCGGGTTCAAGAG AAACCAGCTGGTGGCGTGGACTTTGATGAGACCTGAAGGTGCAGCACAAGTGTGGCCCCGCGGGGAGTCTGCCTGTGAGGGGAGAGGCAGTCTCAAGGCCCGCATCAGAGATCCCCCCGCCACCACCTCCACCTGCCTGTTCTGGGCCAGGACTAAAGCAGCTCCTGAAATTCCTTCCCTGTCAAATAAACGGCTCCCTTGGTTGGAGGCTCTGACTCCTGGCACTGGCCTGGGAAGGGATCAGGGAACACCCCTGGGCCTGTGCTCTGGGTGTGGGGCCACAGGATGTGAACAGATGCTGCAGCCTCTCAGCTCCCTGGAGACTTCCTTGCTGGGCCGGAGGGAG GCCGCACCCAGGCAGGGCACGGAGCCCAGTAGGAGGATGCAGACAGAAGTCCCGTGCAGACCCTGA
- the PAXX gene encoding protein PAXX isoform X2, with the protein MDPLSPPLCTLPPGPEPPRFVCYCEGEGSGEGDRGDFNLYVTDAAELWSTCFTPDSLAALKARFGLSAAEDITPRFRAACEQQAVALTLQEDRASLTLSGGPLALAFDLSKVPGPEAAPRLQALTLGLAKRVWSLERRLAAAEETAASPRKSPRPAGPQLFLPDPDPQRGGPGPGVRRRCPGESLINPGFKSKKPAGGVDFDET; encoded by the exons ATGGATCCGCTGTCGCCACCGCTCTGCACGCTGCCGCCGGGCCCCGAGCCGCCCCGCTTCGTGTGCTACTGCGAAGGGGAGGGAAGCGGGGAGGGGGACCGCGGCGACTTCAACCTCTA CGTGACCGACGCCGCGGAGCTTTGGAGCACCTGCTTCACGCCGGACAGCCTGGCGGCCCTC AAAGCCCGTTTTGGCCTGAGTGCGGCTGAGGACATCACCCCCCGGTTCAG GGCAGCCTGTGAGCAGCAAGCTGTGGCTCTGACCCTGCAGGAGGACAGAGCATCCCTGACGCTTTCAGGGGGGCCCTTGGCACTGGCCTTTGACCTCTCCAAGGTACCAGGCCCAGAGGCAGCCCCCAGGCTGCAGGCGCTGACACTGGGCCTGGCAAAACGCGTGTGGAGCCTGGAGCGGCGACTGGCAG CTGCAGAAGAGACAGCTGCCAGCCCGAGGAAGAGCCCCCGGCCTGCAGGGCCTCAGCTCTTCTTACCAG ACCCAGATCCCCAGAGAGGTGGCCCTGGACCTGGAGTCAGGAGGCGGTGTCCAGGAGAGTCGCTCATCAACCCCGGGTTCAAGAG TAAGAAACCAGCTGGTGGCGTGGACTTTGATGAGACCTGA
- the LCNL1 gene encoding LOW QUALITY PROTEIN: lipocalin-like 1 protein (The sequence of the model RefSeq protein was modified relative to this genomic sequence to represent the inferred CDS: inserted 2 bases in 1 codon; deleted 1 base in 1 codon), producing MVGVVSDDRDFLDSKDTVKMPVVLVTPLGNGDLALKFGYPTPDGGCQKMDTTFTNGAADGQFSNPAMALTDVRVAFSDYQHFTLLYLETWKGGLWNQWLQTXGFGSGMSPLCLHQRVLHVEGRTAGSWCLWPRVPAPPCTSAPPCPSLPLFASPAPSL from the exons ATGGTCGGGGTGGTGTCAGATGACCGGGACTTCCTGGACTCCAAGGACACCGTGAAGATGCCTGTGGTCTTAGTGACCCCCTTGGGGAACGGTGACCTGGCCCTCAAGTTTGGATACCCCAC GCCCGATGGCGGGTGCCAGAAAATGGACACGACCTTCACCAACGGTGCTGCAGATGGGCAGTTCAGCAACCCAG CCATGGCCCTGACTGACGTCCGAGTGGCCTTCTCCGACTACCAGCACTTTACCTTGCTGTACTTAGAGACGTGGAAAGGGGGCCTGTGGAACCAGTGGCTGCAGAC CGGCTTCGGGTCTGGAATGTCGCCCCTGTGCCTGCACCAGCGCGTTCTGCACGTGGAAGGCAGAACCGCTGGCTCCTGGTGTCTGTGGCCGCGAGTCCCCGCCCCTCCCTGCACCTcg gcccctccctgcccctctctccctctcttcgccTCTCCAGCCCCTTCCCTTTAG